The DNA window TCTGTGTCTTCGGTTGTATTCTCAGGCTgtcctgagctgcaacctaagttaaggtaaataagtcctctatttattttaaggatttgcaataattcatatttgtcaccgtggataccagcactatgtcctgggactggtactgagatcgcggtttcgtagaaAGCGGTTCACGCCGATagctcctgtcaggtgccgttgtacggcggtgccggattggggtgtgacaaacATGATGTAACATACCGAGAGACTACCGCTCGGACGTCCGATGCAACGCAAAATATCGGATGCTATCAGAATACTACGTCAGCAAGCTGACCACATAACTGCTACCTGATGATACTATATGCATGTATTGATTAACATATATTAGTAACCTTTGAGATGATTTATTTTCcaaaccatttatcttattgtCACTCTGATCATATGGTTGTATTCCTTATAATTAAACCTTTACGACAAGATCTCACACGGttatattttaattgaaaaattatatatgtttcaatcatTAAATCTGATTTAATGTTTCACGTGTTAGAAATAAatgtttcatatataatttgatTATGTTGCACATTTTAAGCTTTTTATCCGAATGATGTTTTACCGTTGTACACGGgatcaataaatatattatgatgtTTCATTACTTATTTGTGAATGTTGCACATCATATTATTTGAATGTTTCATCAAGTATATTATTATGTGCAACTGTCATAAAGAAATAGTAAACATAAGAAAATATCTATTAAAACATCTAAATAATACTATGCATGAGCAACATTTTGTTGCAACAGtaaacttaaaatttattacaaaGTGAAATTCCATTTGAAACACTATTTCTCACACATGAAAAATCCATTTGCACCTAAtgaaaaacacacatatattttttcattagaaatataatcatatgagatCTTATTACAGTGATCTTGCTAGAACATGGAAAAACACCAAGTGCAACATTACAAATAACTATGTGAAACATCAACCAATATTTATTGAAACATTCCATTAACACTGTGCAACACTAAAAAGAGTCAGAAAAAAAGTCATCGGAATACAATGATGTGAGATCTTGTTCcgaagatttaattataatgaatcaaattatataatttattcatAGTTTGGATAAATagttggaggaaaaaaaacgtTTGAATTCTCAATCATTATGAACATTTTCCTAAATCTGACCGTATGCACCTATCCCAAGTGATGTGAATGTCCGATTTTTGCCTTCCGCCCGGACGGCTGATTTGAAGCATTTTCCATGGAATCTCGGGTGTTACGGAATAGTGCTTTACTGTGCTAGACTCAAAATGTGAGATGGTAATAACATAAAAAGAATGTGGGATATAAAAAGAAGCTTAGCATCAATAATATTTAGGAAAGACACAACTATatcatatttataattttaggaAATGGTGACTTGGTGAGTACGAAGAATCACACCCTGGCGCCCAATGGCTTTGTCGCTCCTTGCCAGTTGAGCAAAACGAACCCCGGACATGCTATAACATATTGAGCACGTGATATTCTCTCATATATACACCTTAGTTTATTAATATATAggatatttgatttttaaaataatgtttgatcatttatcttatttaaaagattAATGTAAATATGCTTAAAGTATATATCATACTTAAAAATTCTTTAATGATTAAACATGTtatagcaaaaataaataatcgttatataatttttttataagatgaaTAATCAAATGGAGTAATACATACTTCCTCTATCctagaaaaaatatcataaacGCATTCAAGAAAAAATGCTCTTCTAAGGATGAATTCTAAGGATGAATATGGATAAGTGTTTgttaagatatatatatatattatatatatttttaaaatgtgttAATATTCATTCTCAAAAGTGttttttagacggaggaagtatgttgtTCTATATCACTGGACGATTGAGCTAGCTATAGCTCCATGCATAGTTGTTCGTGCTGAACAATCGATGAGCTTACCGGATCAGTGGTCCCCAGCTCAAGCACGCCACTCGTGAAGGGGATGCAGATGATTGTCTGTAAGATGTACAGATATTTAGATGGAGTCAGAGATATCGATCGACGTACACGTACATATCAATTTGAAAGCTAAAATACTTCCTCCTTCTAAAAATTTAAATCCTATTTCTTTTTCACCAAGACAATGTATAGTTAACTCTTTCATCATGTGATAAAACTAATGAACATGCAACCAACAAgtattaaaatgattttttaggtttcgataaaaaaaattaatatagcaCATAGTGACTATAAATAAAACTtagacttttgaaaaaaaaaccaaagaataaaatatgacttagacttttggaagaAGGGAGTACTATGTATAACTCTACCTACATATATACCTGAATAGACGCGCTCTGCAGCATTCGACGACATTATATTGGTGCATGCATGGAGAGCGTGCGATCGAGTCAGATCATGACATTACATATGGAggtaaataattaaatatgatGATTAAATGGAGGATATATAATGCATGAACATTATCTTTGTTTGAAGGCATCATGGTTGACATGCCATGATCGAGCAGCACAGCATGGAAATATATAGGTACCTTCGCTAATAGCGAGCGTAGAAATGTTTTGCTATCTGCAGACTGAGCATTGCGCAGCCAAACAGATGCATTGCTTGCATAGCTTTTGCCTGGCAGCCTGCAGACAGAATGTACCCCAGCAGATCAATAACAACACTACAGTACAGCAATGTATATCTTGTTATTAAGATGTCATGAGAGACATTTCCAGGCTGGTTTACCCAGCTTTTGTTTTCTCCTATTATTGGAGTTGCTATCAAGCTAGCAGATCAACCGACAAGTTTGATCAGTCATGTGTATAGGCACAGATCGATCAACAGATCATCTCGTATGTGTGTATTGGCATCAAGCTAGCAGATGAAATACTCACCCTTGGCCGGGTTGGAAGGAGTAGGTCATGCAGACGACGTAGTACCATTCTGTGTCTGCGAGATCTTCCGGCGATAGCGCGGCAATGGGCCTCCTCGCCCGGTGGTC is part of the Oryza glaberrima chromosome 4, OglaRS2, whole genome shotgun sequence genome and encodes:
- the LOC127769719 gene encoding anthocyanin regulatory Lc protein-like → MASAPPVQEEPLQPGTNHFRSLLAAAVRSISWSYAIFWSISTSCPGVLTWNDGFYNGVVKTRKISKSADLTAGQLVVQRSEQLRELYYSLLSGECDHRARRPIAALSPEDLADTEWYYVVCMTYSFQPGQGLPGKSYASNASVWLRNAQSADSKTFLRSLLAKSASIQTIICIPFTSGVLELGTTDPVSSSIVQHEQLCMEL